A single Blastococcus colisei DNA region contains:
- the murJ gene encoding murein biosynthesis integral membrane protein MurJ produces MPPLPPLRNRWVPAADDSHTQVITVLPPVPRGPVAETEEEADEREGTAGAAGGILRAAGTMAVATLVSRITGLLRTMVLVAALGVNLVGDAYNTANTLPNIVYELLLGGVLASVVVPLLVHAQERDRDGGTAYAQRLSTLAISGLVVVTALAVLAAPLLTRLYGIVDNPQQVELANWLARILLIEIVFYGIGALAQAILNSRGVFGPPAWAPVLNNVVVIATGLLFLAASGPGALTPVTITPGQVWLLGIGTTLGIAVQALVLLPLLRGVGVPLRPRWGLRNTGLREAGTLGLWVIAYSAVSAIGVAVAMRIANEAGREGGLGSLAFANASLLFQMPYGIIGVALLTALLPRMSRAAARHDSPAVIEDLSLGTRLSAVGLLPVTALLAVLGAPLGVLAFARGNTTAEQAEGIGTALAIGAFGLLPMAVTLLQLRVFYAMKDARTPTFIQLGMVAVRVPLLLLVPAVVEPEDVVAGLMLVTSITYVAGWVIGDVALRRRLGGLRTRATFGPLLRVTAVSVVAGAVGLLVRNVTDDLVGTSPGGSLVTVLVGTVVIGGVALAGLVIARVPEIREPLAALRERKGRG; encoded by the coding sequence GTGCCGCCGTTGCCGCCGCTGCGCAACCGCTGGGTGCCGGCCGCCGACGACAGCCACACCCAGGTGATCACGGTCCTGCCGCCCGTTCCGCGCGGACCGGTGGCCGAGACCGAGGAGGAGGCCGACGAGCGGGAAGGTACGGCCGGCGCGGCCGGCGGGATCCTGCGCGCCGCCGGCACGATGGCGGTCGCCACGCTGGTCTCCCGCATCACCGGCCTGCTGCGGACCATGGTGCTCGTCGCGGCGCTGGGCGTGAACCTTGTCGGGGACGCCTACAACACCGCGAACACGCTGCCGAACATCGTCTACGAGCTGCTGCTCGGCGGCGTGCTCGCGTCCGTCGTCGTCCCGCTGCTGGTGCACGCCCAGGAACGCGACCGGGACGGCGGCACCGCGTACGCGCAGCGGCTGAGCACGCTCGCCATCAGCGGGCTCGTCGTGGTGACCGCGCTGGCCGTCCTGGCAGCCCCGCTGCTGACCCGGCTCTACGGCATCGTCGACAACCCGCAGCAGGTGGAACTGGCCAACTGGCTGGCCCGCATCCTGCTGATCGAGATCGTCTTCTACGGGATCGGCGCCCTGGCCCAGGCGATCCTCAACTCCCGGGGTGTCTTCGGACCACCCGCGTGGGCACCGGTGCTCAACAACGTCGTCGTGATCGCGACCGGCCTGCTCTTCCTGGCCGCGAGCGGTCCGGGCGCACTCACCCCGGTCACCATCACGCCCGGCCAGGTATGGCTGCTCGGCATCGGGACCACGCTCGGGATCGCCGTGCAGGCCCTGGTGCTGCTTCCCCTGCTGCGGGGGGTGGGCGTGCCGCTCCGCCCCCGCTGGGGGCTCCGGAACACCGGCCTCCGAGAGGCCGGCACGCTGGGACTCTGGGTGATCGCGTACTCGGCGGTCAGTGCGATCGGGGTCGCCGTCGCCATGCGGATCGCCAACGAGGCCGGGCGCGAGGGTGGACTGGGCTCGCTGGCCTTCGCCAACGCCAGCCTGCTGTTCCAGATGCCCTACGGGATCATCGGCGTCGCGCTGCTCACGGCCCTGCTGCCGCGGATGAGCCGGGCGGCCGCCCGGCACGACTCCCCCGCCGTCATCGAGGACCTCTCCCTGGGGACCCGGCTCTCCGCCGTCGGGCTGCTCCCGGTCACCGCGCTGCTGGCCGTGCTCGGCGCGCCCCTCGGCGTCCTGGCCTTCGCCCGCGGGAACACGACGGCGGAGCAGGCCGAGGGGATCGGCACGGCGCTGGCGATCGGCGCGTTCGGGCTGCTGCCGATGGCCGTGACGCTGCTGCAGCTGCGGGTCTTCTACGCGATGAAGGACGCCCGGACGCCGACGTTCATCCAGCTGGGCATGGTCGCCGTCCGCGTTCCCCTGCTGCTGCTCGTGCCCGCCGTCGTCGAGCCGGAGGACGTCGTCGCCGGACTGATGCTCGTCACGAGCATCACCTACGTGGCGGGCTGGGTGATCGGTGACGTGGCCCTGCGCCGCCGGCTGGGCGGCCTGCGGACGCGCGCGACGTTCGGTCCACTGCTGCGCGTGACCGCCGTGTCCGTCGTCGCCGGCGCCGTGGGCTTGCTTGTCCGGAACGTGACCGACGACCTCGTCGGCACGTCCCCGGGAGGGTCGCTCGTGACGGTCCTGGTCGGTACCGTGGTCATCGGCGGCGTGGCTCTCGCAGGTCTCGTGATCGCCCGCGTCCCCGAGATCCGGGAGCCCCTGGCAGCGCTCAGGGAACGGAAGGGGCGCGGATGA
- a CDS encoding DUF6049 family protein produces MTRTALPHAIVAPLFATALGLGVLGGPAASAGAAPVPMPVLAAPETPVAPGTPAAAEEDATDPDRPVSIEVGRFEPRTITPGSPVTVTGALTNTGSTTITDLSMRLQRGDVLTTRAELAADQRDPDPATAVLAPFQPVPGQLAPGEELAFSYTVPSEELRLTEDGAYPVLINVNGAVDRLEQRRVGELSTYVVQQSAAPTARTAVAWLWPIVESSHRTASGGFRDDGLAESVSSGGRLDRALAVIERLPGGVNGDGTPVAPALQVALAIDPALVEELQLMAAGPYEVDGRPGTGTEEAAAFIERLREVAAVHPVVALPYGDADADALTGAGVPAVLTRSLPGTPEGTAQDPPGSTLREDGAAATADGAPASAPDTDESGDGAGAAILADALDVEPRTDLLWAAGGSLRPDTVPVLQAGGVGTVVLGSGGLSDGDDAAGLADTTAAARTTVATTVGPLDALVADSTLSGLVGAAEQAAGGARMAEQRYLAELAVLNTQAPAGTEQTVLVAPPREVDAGPEGAGAMMADTASLPWLRAATLAELSATAPAPAGDLLDATDGPALDPAGLADVVAATAIREELAGAVVGDDEIALRSYDAAISRAASATRRDEPEDFREVAAALRTTLDRLGSQVTLLAPADGTYSLGSSDAPLVLTVRNDLPMTVQVLLDVRTRGSRGLSIGEIEPQILAPGQRSTIQVPTEVRQAGGFAVRAQLTTPGGRPLGEEISLQVKSTAYGSISLIITIGAAALLGLLFLRRLVTFVLRRRRAAADGGAAGGPEGAALQPSPNRSPV; encoded by the coding sequence ATGACCCGGACGGCGCTGCCGCACGCCATCGTCGCCCCCTTGTTCGCCACGGCGCTCGGTCTCGGTGTGCTCGGGGGGCCGGCGGCATCCGCCGGAGCCGCTCCGGTCCCGATGCCCGTGCTGGCCGCCCCGGAGACCCCGGTCGCCCCGGGGACCCCGGCCGCTGCGGAGGAGGACGCGACCGATCCCGACCGGCCGGTCAGCATCGAGGTCGGCCGCTTCGAGCCGCGCACCATCACCCCCGGCTCGCCGGTCACCGTCACCGGGGCGCTCACCAACACCGGGTCGACGACCATCACCGATCTCAGCATGCGACTGCAGCGCGGGGACGTGCTCACCACCCGCGCCGAGCTGGCCGCCGACCAGCGGGATCCCGATCCGGCGACCGCCGTGCTGGCGCCGTTCCAGCCCGTGCCGGGCCAGCTCGCGCCCGGCGAGGAGCTCGCCTTCAGCTACACCGTGCCCTCCGAGGAGCTGCGGCTCACCGAGGACGGCGCCTATCCGGTGCTGATCAACGTCAACGGCGCAGTCGACCGCCTGGAGCAGCGCAGGGTGGGCGAGCTGTCCACCTACGTCGTCCAGCAGTCCGCCGCGCCCACCGCCCGGACCGCCGTCGCCTGGCTGTGGCCCATCGTCGAGTCCTCGCACCGCACCGCCTCCGGCGGCTTCCGGGACGACGGGCTCGCGGAGTCGGTCAGCAGCGGCGGACGGCTCGACCGGGCACTGGCGGTGATCGAGCGGCTCCCTGGCGGGGTGAACGGGGACGGGACGCCGGTCGCGCCGGCACTCCAGGTGGCCCTGGCGATCGACCCGGCCCTCGTCGAGGAGCTCCAGCTCATGGCGGCGGGGCCCTACGAAGTCGACGGCCGGCCGGGCACGGGCACGGAGGAGGCCGCGGCGTTCATCGAGCGGCTGCGCGAGGTCGCCGCCGTCCACCCGGTCGTCGCCCTGCCCTACGGGGACGCCGACGCCGACGCCCTCACCGGCGCCGGGGTGCCCGCCGTCCTCACCCGCAGCCTTCCCGGCACCCCCGAGGGCACCGCCCAGGATCCGCCGGGCAGCACCCTGCGCGAGGACGGCGCCGCAGCCACCGCCGACGGTGCGCCGGCCTCGGCTCCGGACACCGACGAATCGGGGGACGGCGCCGGGGCGGCGATCCTCGCCGACGCCCTCGACGTGGAACCGCGCACCGACCTCCTGTGGGCAGCCGGCGGCTCGCTGCGCCCCGACACCGTGCCCGTCCTCCAGGCCGGAGGCGTCGGAACGGTCGTCCTGGGATCGGGCGGGCTGTCCGACGGCGATGACGCGGCCGGTCTCGCGGACACCACCGCCGCCGCACGGACCACCGTCGCCACCACGGTCGGACCGCTGGACGCCCTGGTCGCCGACTCCACCCTCTCCGGGCTCGTGGGCGCGGCCGAGCAGGCCGCGGGTGGAGCCCGTATGGCCGAGCAGCGCTACCTGGCCGAGCTCGCGGTCCTGAACACCCAGGCCCCGGCCGGCACCGAGCAGACCGTCCTGGTCGCGCCACCGCGCGAGGTGGACGCCGGTCCCGAGGGTGCCGGGGCGATGATGGCCGACACCGCGAGCCTGCCGTGGCTGCGCGCGGCCACGCTCGCCGAGCTGTCCGCGACCGCCCCGGCGCCCGCCGGGGACCTGCTGGACGCGACGGACGGTCCCGCCCTCGACCCCGCCGGTCTGGCCGACGTCGTGGCCGCCACCGCGATCCGCGAGGAACTGGCCGGCGCCGTCGTCGGCGACGACGAGATCGCCCTGCGCAGCTACGACGCGGCGATCTCGCGCGCGGCCTCGGCCACGCGACGGGACGAACCCGAGGACTTCCGGGAGGTGGCGGCGGCCCTGCGCACGACGCTGGACCGGCTGGGCAGCCAGGTGACCCTGCTGGCACCGGCCGACGGGACCTACAGTCTCGGCTCCAGCGACGCCCCGCTCGTGCTCACCGTGCGCAACGACCTCCCGATGACCGTCCAGGTGCTGCTCGACGTCCGCACCCGTGGCAGCCGCGGACTGTCCATCGGCGAGATCGAGCCGCAGATCCTGGCTCCCGGTCAGCGCTCCACCATCCAGGTGCCCACCGAGGTGCGGCAGGCCGGCGGGTTCGCCGTCCGCGCCCAGCTGACGACGCCGGGCGGGCGTCCCCTCGGCGAGGAGATCTCCCTCCAGGTCAAGAGCACGGCGTACGGGTCGATCTCGCTGATCATCACCATCGGGGCGGCGGCACTGCTCGGCCTGCTCTTCCTGCGCCGGCTGGTCACGTTCGTGCTGCGGCGGCGCCGCGCGGCGGCGGACGGCGGAGCTGCCGGCGGTCCCGAGGGCGCCGCGCTGCAGCCGTCGCCCAACCGGAGCCCGGTGTGA
- a CDS encoding NUDIX hydrolase produces MAGTGGRGRPGRRLRRVDETSAGGLVVADDGVTGPRAALIGRTDRRGRLLWSLPKGHIEAGETPEDTAVREVAEETGIIGEVVAPLGIIDFWFVADGRRVHKTVHHFLLRAIGGALSDADVEVTEVAWVPLEELSGRLAYADERALVERAPALLADSA; encoded by the coding sequence ATGGCTGGGACGGGCGGGCGTGGGCGCCCCGGCCGCCGGCTCCGCCGGGTCGACGAGACCTCTGCCGGGGGCCTGGTGGTGGCCGACGACGGGGTGACCGGGCCGCGCGCCGCCCTGATCGGCCGGACCGACCGCCGTGGCCGGTTGCTGTGGTCGCTGCCCAAGGGGCACATCGAGGCCGGCGAGACGCCCGAGGACACCGCCGTCCGCGAGGTGGCGGAGGAGACCGGGATCATCGGTGAGGTCGTCGCTCCGCTGGGGATCATCGACTTCTGGTTCGTCGCCGACGGCCGCCGGGTGCACAAGACCGTGCACCACTTCCTGCTCCGCGCCATCGGCGGCGCGCTCTCCGACGCCGACGTCGAGGTGACGGAGGTCGCCTGGGTGCCCCTGGAGGAGCTGAGCGGCCGCCTGGCCTACGCCGACGAACGCGCACTGGTCGAGCGGGCACCCGCGCTGCTGGCCGACAGCGCCTGA
- a CDS encoding CCA tRNA nucleotidyltransferase: MSATPSSPPDLPPVPAAVQETVRELVDLSPVLADIGVRFTAAGFEVHLVGGSVRDALLAAGSSGSRIPGDLDLTTDARPEQILELLSGWAGSTWNTGIAFGTVGAEIRGVRVEITTFRADRYDRESRNPEVAWGGSLVDDLVRRDFTVNAMAVSLGPDRTVTDPFGGLGDLLAGRLRTPGSAADSFADDPLRMLRAVRFVAQLGLTPVDEVVEAMTAMSGELARITPERVQAELSKTMLQDAPRAALQLFVATGLADVVLPELSALRMEIDEHHQHKDVYTHSLTVLDQAIALEKADAEAQSPDLVLRLAALLHDIGKPATRRHEPRGRVSFHHHEVVGAKLVRKRLTALRYPKEVVEAVARLTFLHLRFHGYGTGEWTDSAVRRYVTDAGDLLPRLHKLVRSDSTTRNRKRAAVLSATYDSLEQRIREISEQEDLARVRPDLDGNAIMQLLGIGPGPEVGEAWRFLKDLRLERGPLDPDEAEAALLEWWANRQA; encoded by the coding sequence GTGTCCGCCACCCCTTCGAGTCCTCCTGACCTGCCACCGGTCCCGGCGGCCGTGCAGGAGACCGTGCGGGAGCTCGTCGACCTCTCCCCCGTCCTCGCCGACATCGGGGTGCGCTTCACCGCCGCCGGGTTCGAGGTCCACCTCGTGGGCGGCTCGGTGCGCGACGCGCTGCTGGCGGCGGGCTCGAGCGGGTCGCGGATCCCCGGCGACCTGGACCTCACCACCGACGCGCGCCCCGAGCAGATCCTGGAGCTGCTGTCGGGCTGGGCCGGTTCCACGTGGAACACCGGGATCGCCTTCGGCACGGTGGGCGCCGAGATCCGGGGCGTGCGCGTGGAGATCACCACGTTCCGGGCCGATCGCTACGACCGTGAGTCCCGCAATCCCGAGGTCGCCTGGGGCGGGTCCCTCGTCGACGACCTCGTCCGGCGCGACTTCACGGTCAACGCCATGGCTGTCTCCCTCGGGCCCGATCGGACGGTCACCGACCCCTTCGGCGGGCTGGGGGACCTGCTGGCCGGGCGGCTGCGCACCCCCGGCTCCGCGGCGGACTCCTTCGCCGACGACCCGCTCCGCATGCTGCGGGCGGTGCGGTTCGTCGCCCAGCTGGGGCTCACGCCGGTCGACGAGGTGGTCGAGGCGATGACCGCGATGTCCGGTGAGCTGGCCCGGATCACCCCGGAGCGGGTGCAGGCCGAGCTCTCCAAGACGATGCTGCAGGACGCCCCCCGGGCGGCGTTGCAGCTCTTCGTCGCGACCGGCCTGGCCGACGTGGTGCTGCCGGAGCTGTCGGCCCTCCGGATGGAGATCGACGAGCACCACCAGCACAAGGACGTCTACACCCACTCGCTGACCGTGCTCGACCAGGCGATCGCGCTGGAGAAGGCGGATGCAGAGGCGCAGTCCCCGGATCTCGTCCTGCGCCTGGCGGCGCTGCTGCACGACATCGGCAAGCCGGCCACCCGCCGGCACGAGCCGCGGGGGCGCGTCTCCTTCCACCACCACGAGGTCGTCGGCGCCAAGCTGGTGCGCAAACGGCTGACCGCGCTGCGGTACCCGAAGGAGGTCGTCGAGGCGGTCGCCCGGCTGACCTTCCTGCACCTGCGCTTCCACGGGTACGGGACCGGGGAGTGGACCGACTCCGCCGTCCGCCGGTACGTCACCGACGCCGGTGACCTGCTGCCCCGCCTGCACAAGCTGGTCCGCTCCGACTCGACGACCCGCAACCGGAAGCGAGCGGCGGTGCTGTCGGCCACCTACGACTCCCTGGAGCAGCGGATCCGCGAGATCTCCGAGCAGGAGGACCTGGCTCGCGTGCGGCCGGATCTCGACGGGAACGCGATCATGCAGCTCCTCGGGATCGGCCCCGGTCCGGAGGTGGGCGAGGCCTGGCGTTTCCTCAAGGACCTCCGCCTGGAGCGTGGTCCGCTCGACCCGGACGAGGCCGAGGCCGCGCTCCTCGAGTGGTGGGCGAACCGGCAGGCGTGA
- a CDS encoding matrixin family metalloprotease — protein sequence MDPFDPAERDPVSGDGPSPPSGRVPQWVLDEAAGLRVEPMPWRSPGPPPPPPRRRGRRTLRALLVVPLVVLLSLTAAVLVGPSTWPWSPVDPDVPAAGSTAVPTATPPTPTSPPDRPTAGREAARTPLGTPPPAPPEGGAHGFIAVQPDGVTPVAYDPCRPVHYAIRPDNAPPGGEEAVHAAFARLAEVTGLRFVHDGSSAEPSTLDRRIFQPETYGDRWAPVLVAWETEEQNPALVGDTVGQAGSVAVSLGDGPQVFVTGTVSLDADRMPEILAFRGGAQTARAIILHELGHLVGLGHVEDDQQLMYPEARREVPDFAPGDLTGLAVLGRGPCVPEL from the coding sequence GTGGACCCGTTCGACCCTGCCGAGCGCGACCCGGTGAGCGGCGACGGTCCGAGCCCGCCGAGCGGCCGGGTGCCGCAGTGGGTCCTGGACGAGGCCGCGGGTCTGCGCGTGGAGCCCATGCCGTGGCGCAGTCCCGGCCCGCCGCCCCCTCCTCCGCGGCGCCGCGGTCGCAGGACGCTGCGCGCGCTGCTCGTCGTGCCGCTGGTCGTCCTCCTCAGCCTCACGGCCGCCGTCCTGGTGGGTCCCAGCACGTGGCCGTGGTCACCGGTGGACCCCGACGTCCCCGCGGCCGGTTCGACCGCCGTGCCCACGGCGACCCCGCCGACGCCCACCTCCCCGCCGGACCGCCCGACGGCCGGCCGGGAGGCCGCCCGTACCCCGCTGGGCACGCCGCCGCCCGCTCCGCCCGAGGGCGGGGCGCACGGCTTCATCGCCGTCCAGCCCGACGGCGTCACCCCCGTGGCCTACGACCCCTGCCGGCCCGTGCACTACGCGATCCGCCCGGACAACGCGCCCCCCGGTGGGGAGGAGGCGGTGCACGCGGCGTTCGCCCGGCTCGCGGAGGTGACGGGCCTGCGGTTCGTCCACGACGGCAGCAGCGCCGAGCCGAGCACCCTCGACCGGCGGATCTTCCAGCCGGAGACCTACGGGGACCGCTGGGCGCCGGTGCTCGTCGCCTGGGAGACCGAGGAGCAGAACCCCGCGCTGGTCGGGGACACCGTCGGTCAGGCCGGCAGTGTCGCAGTGTCCCTGGGCGACGGCCCGCAGGTCTTCGTGACGGGCACGGTGTCCCTCGACGCCGACCGGATGCCGGAGATCCTGGCCTTCCGCGGCGGTGCCCAGACCGCGCGGGCGATCATCCTGCACGAGCTCGGCCACCTCGTCGGGCTGGGCCACGTCGAGGACGACCAGCAGCTGATGTACCCCGAGGCGCGGCGCGAGGTCCCGGACTTCGCCCCGGGGGACCTGACCGGCCTGGCCGTCCTGGGCAGGGGGCCCTGCGTCCCCGAGCTCTGA
- a CDS encoding MFS transporter — MPQVETSVRHVLRRRDFRRLLGTRLFSQFGDGVFQAALAGTVLFNPQRAADPLDIAAGFAVLLLPYSLVGPFAGVWLDRWSRRQVLLRANVIRAGLVAVVAVLILGGVEGAGFYTAGLAVFSVNRFVLSALSAGLPHTTDEASLVPANALSTTAGGVSTVAGGAVAILVLEATGSGNPGYAATALAAGIPYLAASAVVSGFSRAHLGPDHMVTAHQSLRAGARDTLLGLVAGARHVAAIPPAAAALIAIGLHRLCYGVFTLMTLLVYRNTFPAEGGLFPGGILGLGQVVAAAALGTLLAAVVTPPVVRRIGTRRWVPAALTGAAGAQVALGLWFEPGVVVLVGLLLGFVAQAVKICVDSTLQETVEDDYRGRVFSVYDTLFNMTFVLALVLGAVTLPESGISSLVPVAVAAGYLVAAVTYRHLTRRP, encoded by the coding sequence GTGCCGCAGGTGGAGACGAGCGTCCGGCACGTGCTCCGCCGTCGCGACTTCCGCCGCCTGCTGGGCACCCGGCTGTTCTCCCAGTTCGGGGACGGCGTCTTCCAGGCCGCGCTCGCCGGCACCGTGCTGTTCAACCCGCAGCGGGCCGCCGACCCCCTCGACATCGCGGCCGGTTTCGCCGTCCTGCTCCTCCCCTACTCCCTCGTGGGTCCCTTCGCCGGCGTCTGGCTGGACCGGTGGAGCCGACGCCAGGTGCTGCTGCGTGCCAACGTGATCCGGGCCGGGCTGGTGGCCGTCGTCGCCGTCCTGATCCTCGGTGGCGTCGAGGGCGCCGGCTTCTACACGGCCGGCCTCGCGGTCTTCTCGGTCAACCGGTTCGTGCTGTCCGCGCTGTCCGCGGGGCTGCCGCACACCACCGACGAGGCCTCGCTGGTCCCGGCCAACGCGCTGTCCACGACGGCCGGCGGGGTGTCCACGGTCGCCGGGGGAGCGGTGGCGATCCTGGTGCTGGAGGCGACCGGCTCCGGGAACCCCGGATACGCCGCGACGGCGCTCGCGGCCGGTATCCCGTACCTCGCCGCGTCAGCCGTCGTCAGCGGCTTCTCCCGCGCCCATCTGGGGCCCGACCACATGGTCACCGCCCACCAGTCCCTGCGCGCCGGTGCTCGGGACACCCTGCTCGGCCTGGTGGCCGGTGCGCGGCACGTGGCCGCCATTCCACCGGCGGCCGCCGCCCTGATCGCGATCGGCCTGCACCGGCTCTGCTACGGCGTCTTCACGCTCATGACGCTGCTCGTCTACCGCAACACCTTCCCGGCCGAGGGCGGCCTGTTCCCGGGCGGCATCCTCGGGCTCGGCCAGGTCGTGGCCGCCGCCGCCCTCGGCACGCTCCTCGCCGCCGTCGTCACGCCCCCGGTCGTGCGACGCATCGGGACCCGCCGCTGGGTCCCGGCCGCGCTCACCGGCGCTGCCGGAGCCCAGGTGGCGCTCGGCCTGTGGTTCGAGCCCGGCGTCGTCGTCCTGGTCGGGCTGCTGCTGGGTTTCGTGGCCCAGGCGGTCAAGATCTGCGTCGACAGCACGCTCCAGGAGACGGTCGAGGACGACTACCGGGGCAGGGTCTTCTCGGTGTACGACACGCTCTTCAACATGACGTTCGTGCTCGCCCTCGTGCTGGGCGCCGTCACCCTGCCGGAGTCCGGCATCTCCTCGCTCGTGCCGGTGGCCGTCGCGGCCGGCTACCTGGTGGCGGCGGTCACGTACCGGCACCTCACCCGCCGGCCCTGA
- a CDS encoding YqgE/AlgH family protein: MTPVPSSSDPESGPPARPATGRRAPTVPALAIGCLDDVRPGALLVAMPALTDPTFAGTVVYVLDHSESGTLGVVLGRPSEVEIRDVLPGWCDLAVAPGVFHVGGPCETDTALCLAISSATVAEGDGPLRRVAGDVHLVDLDRDPADLQEELTGLRVFAGYAGWSAGQLAGELAEGAWACVPGLPEDVLCQASGPELWRTVLGRQTGRLAVLSTAPADPSVN; this comes from the coding sequence ATGACACCGGTGCCCTCGTCGTCCGACCCCGAGTCCGGCCCGCCCGCGCGGCCCGCGACCGGTCGACGCGCGCCCACGGTCCCCGCGCTGGCGATCGGCTGCCTCGACGACGTCCGTCCGGGGGCCCTGCTCGTGGCGATGCCGGCGCTCACCGATCCCACCTTCGCCGGCACGGTGGTCTACGTGCTCGACCACTCCGAGAGCGGCACGCTGGGCGTCGTCCTCGGCCGTCCCAGCGAGGTGGAGATCCGGGACGTGCTGCCCGGATGGTGCGATCTCGCCGTCGCGCCCGGCGTGTTCCACGTGGGCGGGCCGTGCGAGACGGACACGGCGTTGTGCCTGGCCATCTCCTCGGCCACCGTGGCCGAGGGCGACGGCCCGCTGCGGCGGGTGGCCGGCGACGTCCACCTGGTCGACCTCGACCGCGATCCGGCCGACCTGCAGGAGGAACTGACCGGGTTGCGGGTCTTCGCCGGCTACGCCGGCTGGTCGGCCGGGCAACTCGCCGGTGAGTTGGCCGAGGGAGCGTGGGCGTGCGTGCCCGGCCTGCCGGAGGACGTGCTCTGCCAGGCCTCGGGTCCCGAGCTCTGGCGCACGGTGCTCGGCCGGCAGACCGGCCGCCTCGCCGTGCTCTCGACTGCCCCAGCAGACCCATCCGTCAACTGA
- a CDS encoding inositol-3-phosphate synthase: protein MGSVKVAIVGVGNCAASLVQGVEYYRDADETSSVPGLMHVRFGEYHVSDVEFVAAFDVDAKKVGRDLSEAIVASENNTIKICDVPPLGVTVQRGTTLDGLGKYYREMVEESDEQPVDMVAALRESGADVLVCYLPVGSQHAAEFYAQAALDAGVAFVNALPVFIAGTKEWADKFTAAGVPIVGDDIKSQVGATITHRVLAKLFEDRGVQLDRTMQLNVGGNMDFKNMLERERLESKKISKTQSVTSQVDRDMGVGNVHIGPSDHVPWLSDRKWAYVRLEGRAFGDVPLNLEYKLEVWDSPNSAGIIIDAVRAAKIAKDRGIGGPILSASSYFMKSPPVQYDDSAARDAVEAFIKGDIER from the coding sequence ATGGGATCAGTGAAGGTCGCCATCGTCGGCGTCGGGAACTGCGCTGCTTCGCTCGTGCAGGGCGTGGAGTACTACCGGGACGCGGACGAGACCTCGTCGGTGCCGGGCTTGATGCACGTCCGCTTCGGCGAGTACCACGTCTCCGACGTCGAGTTCGTCGCCGCGTTCGACGTGGACGCCAAGAAGGTCGGCCGCGACCTCTCCGAGGCCATCGTCGCCAGCGAGAACAACACGATCAAGATCTGCGACGTTCCGCCGCTCGGCGTCACGGTCCAGCGCGGCACGACCCTCGACGGGCTCGGCAAGTACTACCGCGAGATGGTCGAGGAGTCCGACGAGCAGCCGGTCGACATGGTCGCAGCCCTGCGCGAGTCCGGCGCCGACGTCCTCGTCTGCTACCTGCCCGTCGGCTCCCAGCACGCCGCGGAGTTCTACGCCCAGGCGGCGCTGGACGCCGGCGTCGCGTTCGTCAACGCCCTGCCGGTCTTCATCGCCGGCACCAAGGAGTGGGCGGACAAGTTCACCGCCGCGGGCGTGCCGATCGTCGGTGACGACATCAAGAGCCAGGTCGGCGCCACCATCACCCACCGCGTGCTGGCCAAGCTGTTCGAGGACCGCGGCGTCCAGCTCGACCGCACCATGCAGCTCAACGTCGGCGGCAACATGGACTTCAAGAACATGCTCGAGCGCGAGCGCCTGGAGTCCAAGAAGATCTCCAAGACCCAGTCGGTCACCAGCCAGGTCGACCGCGACATGGGCGTCGGCAACGTGCACATCGGCCCGTCGGACCACGTGCCGTGGCTGAGCGACCGCAAGTGGGCCTACGTGCGTCTCGAGGGCCGCGCGTTCGGCGACGTCCCGCTGAACCTGGAGTACAAGCTCGAGGTCTGGGACTCCCCGAACTCCGCCGGGATCATCATCGACGCGGTCCGCGCCGCGAAGATCGCCAAGGACCGCGGCATCGGCGGCCCGATCCTGTCGGCGTCGTCGTACTTCATGAAGAGCCCGCCGGTGCAGTACGACGACAGCGCGGCCCGCGACGCCGTCGAGGCGTTCATCAAGGGCGACATCGAGCGCTGA
- a CDS encoding PadR family transcriptional regulator has translation MLEYAILGLLHQSPMHGYELRKQLSEVLGGMRSISYGSLYPALKRMRAAGLISTDEPDPRALLPADAPPLTGRRGKVVYTITADGKERFHELVSQTGPEAYDDGGLFGVRLAFFRHTAADVRLRILEGRRRTVEQQREGLRASLARTRQRLDRYTLELQRHGLESVDREVRWLNELIDTERREATGPTTAPDSPPQPSADRNRSASTGPQGSREKENPWDQ, from the coding sequence ATGCTCGAGTACGCCATCCTCGGCCTGCTCCACCAGTCCCCGATGCACGGCTACGAGCTGCGCAAACAGCTGTCCGAGGTGCTCGGGGGGATGCGCAGCATCTCCTACGGCTCCCTCTATCCCGCGCTGAAGCGGATGCGTGCGGCCGGGCTCATCTCCACCGACGAGCCCGATCCGCGCGCCCTGCTGCCGGCGGACGCACCGCCGCTCACCGGCCGGCGCGGAAAGGTGGTCTACACGATCACCGCCGACGGCAAGGAACGCTTCCACGAGCTGGTCAGCCAGACCGGCCCGGAGGCCTACGACGACGGCGGCCTCTTCGGCGTCCGCCTGGCCTTCTTCCGGCACACCGCCGCCGACGTGCGACTGCGGATCCTCGAGGGCCGCCGCCGCACCGTCGAACAGCAGCGCGAGGGGCTCCGGGCCTCACTGGCGAGGACCCGGCAGCGGCTCGACCGCTACACGCTCGAGCTGCAGCGCCACGGGCTGGAGTCGGTGGACCGGGAGGTCCGCTGGCTGAACGAACTGATCGATACCGAACGCCGGGAGGCGACGGGTCCGACAACGGCGCCCGACAGCCCTCCTCAGCCATCCGCGGACCGCAACCGGTCCGCGTCCACCGGACCCCAGGGGTCCAGGGAGAAGGAGAACCCATGGGATCAGTGA